One Roseovarius bejariae genomic region harbors:
- the sufB gene encoding Fe-S cluster assembly protein SufB: MAALDDTQVKEGVDQETVDAVREVGGAYKYGWETDIEMEYAPKGLTEDIVRLISEKNNEPEWMTDWRLQAYQRWQQMKEPEWAMLDYPEVDFQEQYYYARPKSMTEKPKSLDDVDPKLLETYEKLGIPLKEQMILAGVEGAEEAPAEGRKVAVDAVFDSVSVGTTFQKELEKAGVIFCSISEAIEKHPELVKKYLGSVVPVSDNFYATLNSAVFSDGSFVYVPPGVRCPMELSTYFRINAENTGQFERTLIIADKGAYVSYLEGCTAPQRDESQLHAAVVEIVVEEDAEVKYSTVQNWFPGNEDGTGGIYNFVTKRADCRGDRAKVMWTQVETGSAVTWKYPSCILRGDDSQGEFYSIAITNNHQQADTGTKMVHLGKNTRSRIVSKGISAGVAQNTYRGLVSMHPKAKNSRNYTQCDSLLIGDKCGAHTVPYIEVKNNSSRVEHEATTSKVDDDQMFYCRQRGMDEEEAVALVVNGFCKDVLQALPMEFAMEAQQLVAISLEGSVG; encoded by the coding sequence ATGGCGGCACTGGATGACACACAAGTCAAGGAAGGCGTCGATCAGGAGACGGTCGATGCGGTGCGCGAGGTTGGCGGCGCTTACAAATACGGTTGGGAAACCGATATCGAGATGGAATATGCGCCCAAGGGCCTGACCGAAGATATCGTGCGCCTGATCAGCGAGAAGAACAACGAGCCCGAGTGGATGACCGACTGGCGTCTACAGGCCTATCAGCGCTGGCAACAGATGAAAGAGCCGGAGTGGGCGATGCTGGATTATCCGGAGGTGGATTTCCAGGAGCAGTATTATTACGCCCGCCCCAAGAGCATGACCGAAAAGCCCAAGTCGCTGGACGATGTCGACCCCAAGCTTTTGGAGACCTATGAGAAGCTGGGTATTCCGCTGAAGGAGCAGATGATTCTGGCCGGGGTAGAGGGGGCCGAAGAGGCGCCCGCCGAGGGCCGCAAGGTGGCCGTGGACGCGGTGTTTGACTCGGTGTCGGTTGGCACGACCTTCCAGAAAGAGCTTGAGAAGGCCGGGGTGATTTTCTGTTCGATCTCGGAAGCGATCGAGAAACACCCCGAGTTGGTCAAGAAATACCTTGGGTCGGTCGTGCCCGTGAGTGACAATTTCTATGCGACGCTGAACTCGGCGGTCTTCTCGGATGGATCCTTCGTTTACGTGCCGCCCGGTGTGCGTTGCCCGATGGAGCTCAGCACCTATTTCCGGATCAATGCCGAGAATACCGGGCAGTTCGAGCGGACGCTGATCATTGCCGACAAGGGGGCCTATGTGTCTTACCTCGAAGGCTGCACCGCGCCGCAGCGCGACGAAAGCCAGCTTCACGCGGCGGTGGTCGAGATTGTCGTCGAGGAAGACGCCGAGGTGAAATATTCCACCGTGCAAAACTGGTTCCCCGGGAACGAGGATGGCACCGGCGGGATTTACAACTTCGTCACCAAGCGGGCCGATTGCCGGGGCGACCGGGCCAAGGTGATGTGGACGCAGGTGGAAACCGGCAGTGCCGTCACTTGGAAGTATCCGTCGTGCATCCTGCGCGGGGACGACAGCCAGGGCGAGTTTTACTCGATCGCCATCACCAACAACCACCAGCAGGCCGATACCGGCACCAAGATGGTGCATCTGGGCAAGAACACCCGCTCGCGGATCGTCTCGAAGGGGATCAGCGCGGGGGTGGCGCAGAACACCTATCGCGGGTTGGTTTCGATGCACCCCAAGGCCAAGAACAGCCGGAACTACACGCAATGTGACAGCCTGCTGATCGGCGATAAATGCGGGGCGCATACGGTGCCTTACATCGAGGTCAAGAATAACTCCTCCCGCGTTGAGCATGAGGCGACCACCAGCAAGGTGGATGACGACCAGATGTTCTATTGCCGTCAGCGCGGCATGGACGAGGAAGAGGCCGTGGCCCTTGTCGTCAACGGGTTCTGCAAGGACGTGTTGCAGGCGCTGCCGATGGAATTTGCCATGGAGGCGCAGCAGCTTGTGGCAATCAGCCTTGAAGGGTCGGTGGGCTAA
- a CDS encoding heavy metal-binding domain-containing protein — protein MIVTTTNSVEGRKITDYRGIVVGEAIMGANIFRDFFAQITDVVGGRSGAYESKLQDARDTALNELEQRAAALGANAVVGVDLDYEVVGESMLMVSASGTAVVLD, from the coding sequence ATGATCGTGACCACAACCAACAGCGTCGAAGGCCGTAAGATCACCGATTACCGCGGGATCGTGGTGGGTGAGGCGATCATGGGGGCGAATATCTTTCGGGATTTCTTTGCCCAGATCACCGATGTCGTCGGTGGCCGGTCGGGCGCTTATGAAAGCAAGTTGCAGGATGCGCGCGACACGGCACTGAACGAATTGGAGCAACGCGCGGCGGCGCTTGGGGCCAATGCCGTTGTCGGTGTCGATCTGGATTACGAAGTTGTGGGCGAGTCGATGTTGATGGTCTCGGCCAGTGGCACGGCGGTCGTGCTGGACTGA
- the sufC gene encoding Fe-S cluster assembly ATPase SufC, whose product MLEIKNLHVDLEEEDKTILKGVDLTVEAGKVHAIMGPNGSGKSTLSYVLSGRDGYEVTEGSATMEGEDILEMEPEERAAAGLFLAFQYPVEIPGVGNMTFMRTALNSQRKARGEDEISAADFLKLVREKAATLKMSNDMLKRPVNVGFSGGEKKRNEILQMAVLEPKMCILDETDSGLDVDAMKLVSEGVNALRDEGRGFLVITHYQRLLDHIKPDVVHIMADGRIIKTGGPELALEVEKNGYADLLEEVA is encoded by the coding sequence ATGTTGGAAATCAAGAACCTGCACGTTGATCTTGAAGAAGAGGACAAGACCATCCTCAAGGGTGTGGACCTGACCGTGGAAGCGGGCAAGGTGCATGCGATCATGGGGCCGAATGGCTCGGGCAAATCCACCTTGTCCTATGTCCTGTCGGGACGTGATGGCTACGAGGTGACCGAAGGCTCGGCGACCATGGAAGGCGAGGATATTCTTGAGATGGAACCGGAAGAGCGCGCCGCGGCGGGCCTGTTCCTTGCGTTCCAGTACCCGGTAGAGATTCCCGGTGTGGGCAACATGACCTTCATGCGCACGGCCCTGAATTCGCAGCGCAAGGCGCGGGGCGAGGACGAGATCAGCGCGGCGGATTTCCTCAAGCTGGTGCGCGAGAAAGCCGCGACCCTGAAAATGAGCAACGACATGCTCAAGCGGCCTGTGAACGTCGGGTTCTCGGGCGGCGAGAAGAAGCGTAACGAGATCCTGCAAATGGCCGTTCTGGAGCCCAAGATGTGTATCCTGGACGAGACCGACTCGGGGTTGGACGTGGACGCGATGAAACTGGTCTCGGAAGGGGTGAATGCCCTGCGTGACGAGGGCCGGGGCTTTCTTGTGATCACCCACTATCAGCGTCTTTTGGACCACATCAAACCCGACGTGGTGCACATCATGGCCGATGGCCGGATCATCAAGACGGGTGGCCCGGAACTGGCGCTTGAAGTCGAGAAGAACGGCTATGCCGATCTGCTTGAGGAGGTGGCGTAA
- the sufD gene encoding Fe-S cluster assembly protein SufD has translation MALPQAKQDATEARLSSVDLPEGAVWIGQAREAALARVRAMGLPTARDEYWKFTRPDTLVQAEAPEAALFVEDEAPIFDGVDRLKVVFVDGVFDAEASDDLSQEGLTIERLSDVAQADIHWAKDLYGALEERGQDPVQRPLAALNTALAQDGVVIHATGKVSKPVNLIYNHKSTTSDAILHNVIKLDPGADLTILENGPAAARFNKVMEVDVADGAAFHHVRAQGRDHERRAVTHVFARVGEESAFKTFTLTANGVLTRNECVVEMVGDNGVAHIAGACVGDGDFHHDDTVFVTHDAVNCESRQVFKKVLRNGARGVFQGKILVKPDAQKTDGYQISQSLLLDGDSEFDAKPELEIYADDVACSHGSTSGAIDEDALYYLRARGVPKAIATDMLTLSFLAEAVEEIEDEALRDEINTRLEGWLERRRG, from the coding sequence ATGGCGTTGCCGCAGGCAAAACAGGACGCGACCGAGGCGCGGCTGAGTTCGGTTGACCTGCCCGAGGGGGCGGTGTGGATCGGTCAGGCACGCGAGGCGGCTTTGGCGCGGGTGCGCGCGATGGGCCTGCCCACGGCGCGCGACGAGTATTGGAAATTCACCCGGCCCGACACGCTGGTTCAGGCCGAGGCGCCCGAGGCGGCGCTGTTCGTAGAGGATGAAGCGCCGATTTTCGACGGGGTCGACCGCCTGAAGGTGGTTTTCGTCGATGGGGTTTTCGATGCCGAGGCGAGCGATGACCTGTCGCAAGAGGGCCTGACGATCGAGCGGCTTTCGGACGTGGCGCAGGCCGACATTCACTGGGCCAAGGATCTGTACGGCGCTTTGGAAGAACGCGGGCAGGATCCGGTGCAGCGGCCCTTGGCGGCGCTGAACACGGCGCTGGCGCAGGATGGTGTGGTGATCCATGCCACCGGCAAGGTGAGCAAGCCCGTGAACCTGATTTATAACCATAAATCAACAACTTCCGACGCGATCTTGCATAATGTTATCAAACTGGACCCGGGCGCGGACCTGACCATTCTTGAGAATGGTCCGGCGGCGGCGCGGTTCAACAAGGTCATGGAAGTGGACGTGGCCGATGGCGCGGCCTTCCATCATGTTCGCGCCCAGGGGCGGGATCATGAGCGCCGCGCTGTGACGCATGTTTTCGCCCGGGTGGGCGAGGAGAGCGCCTTCAAGACCTTCACCCTGACCGCCAATGGCGTGCTCACGCGCAACGAATGCGTGGTCGAGATGGTGGGCGACAATGGCGTTGCGCATATCGCCGGGGCCTGTGTGGGCGATGGCGATTTCCATCACGACGACACGGTGTTCGTCACCCATGACGCGGTGAACTGCGAAAGCCGCCAGGTGTTCAAGAAGGTGCTGCGCAACGGGGCGCGGGGCGTGTTCCAGGGCAAGATCCTTGTGAAACCGGACGCGCAGAAAACCGATGGCTACCAAATCAGCCAATCGTTGCTTCTGGATGGCGACAGCGAATTCGACGCCAAGCCCGAGCTTGAGATTTACGCCGATGACGTGGCCTGTTCGCATGGGTCGACCTCGGGGGCGATTGACGAGGACGCGCTGTATTACTTGCGGGCGCGGGGCGTGCCCAAGGCGATTGCCACCGATATGCTGACGCTGTCGTTCCTTGCCGAAGCGGTCGAGGAGATCGAGGACGAAGCCTTGCGCGACGAGATCAACACACGCCTTGAGGGCTGGTTGGAGCGGCGGCGCGGCTGA
- a CDS encoding YIP1 family protein, translating into MPVTRDIAASYRGPRAVFRRLLAMGDNEGRALAILMAGCAVTFVAQWPRLSREAHLAEQDVYPMMGGSLLAWMFIAPLIFYVLAFLSGLILRVFGGKASGFETRLALFWAFLAASPLMLLNGLVAGFIGPGGALMLVGALWCVVFLWFWLANLREAGWG; encoded by the coding sequence ATGCCTGTGACGCGTGATATCGCGGCCTCCTACCGGGGGCCGCGGGCCGTCTTTCGGCGGCTTCTGGCCATGGGCGACAACGAGGGCCGCGCACTTGCCATCCTGATGGCGGGCTGCGCGGTGACTTTCGTCGCGCAATGGCCGCGCCTGTCGCGCGAGGCGCATCTGGCTGAGCAGGATGTCTATCCGATGATGGGCGGCTCGCTTTTGGCGTGGATGTTCATCGCACCGCTGATTTTCTATGTGCTGGCTTTTCTAAGCGGGCTGATCCTGCGGGTATTTGGCGGCAAGGCCAGCGGGTTCGAAACACGCCTTGCCCTGTTCTGGGCCTTTCTGGCGGCCAGTCCGCTGATGTTGTTGAATGGCCTCGTTGCGGGGTTCATCGGGCCGGGTGGCGCCCTCATGCTGGTGGGTGCGCTGTGGTGCGTCGTTTTCTTGTGGTTCTGGTTGGCCAACCTGCGGGAAGCGGGGTGGGGGTGA
- a CDS encoding Yip1 family protein: protein MGFADWKALFFLTLKAPKEAARHLMALDLPTQALWMALSLVSVVTSMIFAGLLQMAPMPADEMGALIRGTPAYDAPLIFALLQWARAVVSVFVLYWVGTAFGGQGRLVDVLAVMAWLQAVTFVLMLGIVVLGVAVPFVSSLLILAMAVWWIWAVISALDVAHGFDSMVKSAAVLIVSVIGATIGLSIFVGVVASVFVGTV from the coding sequence ATGGGTTTCGCGGATTGGAAAGCCTTGTTTTTTCTGACGCTGAAGGCCCCGAAAGAGGCCGCACGGCACCTGATGGCGCTGGACCTGCCGACACAGGCGCTTTGGATGGCGCTTTCATTGGTGTCGGTGGTGACCTCGATGATATTCGCGGGGCTATTGCAAATGGCCCCGATGCCCGCCGACGAGATGGGCGCGCTGATCCGGGGGACACCTGCCTATGATGCTCCGCTGATTTTCGCGCTGTTGCAATGGGCGCGGGCGGTGGTTTCGGTTTTCGTGCTGTATTGGGTCGGCACCGCATTCGGCGGCCAAGGCCGATTGGTGGATGTTCTGGCGGTCATGGCATGGCTTCAGGCGGTGACCTTTGTCTTGATGCTGGGCATCGTGGTGCTAGGTGTCGCTGTGCCTTTCGTGAGCTCCCTTTTGATCCTTGCCATGGCGGTCTGGTGGATTTGGGCCGTGATCTCGGCGCTGGACGTGGCGCATGGGTTCGACAGCATGGTGAAATCCGCCGCTGTCTTGATTGTCTCGGTCATCGGCGCGACGATCGGTTTGTCAATTTTCGTCGGGGTGGTGGCCTCGGTTTTCGTGGGAACGGTTTGA
- a CDS encoding cysteine desulfurase → MLDVNTIRADFPILRREVNGKPLVYLDNGASAQKPQVVIDAITRAYAEEYANVHRGLHYLSNLATEKYEGVRGIIARFLGVADEDQIILNSGTTEGINMVAYGWAMPRMEAGDEIVLSVMEHHANIVPWHFLRERQGVNLKWVDVDATGYLDPQKVIDAIGPKTKLVAITQLSNVLGTKVDVQTICDAAREKGVPVLVDGSQAAVHMPVNVDELGCDFYAITGHKLYGPSGSGAIFVHKDRLAEMRPFMGGGDMIREVSKDEVIYNDPPMKFEAGTPGIVQTIGLGVALEYMMDVGMEAIAAHEDTLSRYAQERLTGLNWLHQQGTRPDKAAIFSFTMEGAAHAHDISTILDKKGVAVRAGHHCAGPLMDHLGVTATCRASFAMYNTTEEVDALVDALELAHELFG, encoded by the coding sequence ATGCTGGATGTGAACACAATACGCGCGGATTTCCCGATTCTCAGGCGCGAGGTGAACGGCAAGCCGCTTGTCTATCTCGACAACGGGGCCAGTGCACAGAAGCCGCAGGTGGTGATTGACGCCATCACCCGCGCCTATGCCGAGGAATATGCCAATGTGCATCGGGGCCTGCATTACCTGAGCAATCTGGCGACCGAGAAATACGAGGGCGTACGCGGGATCATCGCGCGGTTCCTCGGCGTGGCGGACGAGGATCAGATCATCCTGAATTCCGGCACCACCGAGGGCATCAACATGGTCGCCTATGGCTGGGCCATGCCGCGCATGGAAGCCGGTGACGAGATTGTCCTGTCGGTGATGGAGCACCATGCCAATATCGTGCCGTGGCATTTCCTGCGGGAGCGGCAGGGCGTTAACCTCAAGTGGGTGGATGTGGATGCCACCGGCTATCTGGACCCGCAGAAGGTGATCGATGCCATCGGCCCCAAGACCAAGCTGGTGGCGATCACGCAGCTTTCCAATGTGCTGGGCACCAAAGTGGATGTGCAGACCATTTGCGATGCGGCGCGCGAAAAGGGCGTGCCGGTTCTGGTGGATGGTAGTCAGGCGGCGGTGCATATGCCAGTGAATGTCGATGAACTGGGTTGTGATTTCTATGCGATCACGGGTCACAAGCTTTATGGGCCTTCGGGGTCGGGCGCGATCTTCGTGCACAAGGACAGGCTGGCCGAGATGCGCCCCTTCATGGGCGGCGGGGACATGATCCGCGAGGTCAGCAAGGACGAGGTGATCTATAACGACCCGCCGATGAAGTTCGAGGCGGGCACGCCGGGGATCGTGCAGACCATCGGGCTTGGCGTGGCGTTGGAATACATGATGGACGTGGGCATGGAAGCGATTGCCGCCCATGAAGACACGTTAAGCCGCTATGCGCAGGAGCGCCTGACCGGCCTCAATTGGCTGCACCAGCAAGGGACACGCCCCGACAAGGCGGCGATCTTCTCGTTCACCATGGAAGGCGCGGCCCATGCCCATGACATCAGCACCATTCTTGACAAGAAGGGCGTGGCCGTGCGCGCGGGCCATCATTGCGCCGGGCCCTTGATGGATCATCTTGGGGTGACGGCCACCTGCCGCGCGTCCTTTGCGATGTACAACACCACCGAGGAGGTGGACGCCTTGGTTGATGCGTTGGAACTGGCGCATGAGTTGTTTGGCTAA
- a CDS encoding type I restriction endonuclease subunit R, with translation MKDDKHHEKHLEAYIVQKLTEQGWLLGSSEHYDQDHALYPEDIEEWLKATQPAKWEKLVAMNGANARKVLMDKLEAALEKNGPIHVLRRGFAIAGCGQIDMSEAAPEDQRNQKIIDRYAANRLRVVPQLKYKHGHQDAIDLGFFLNGLPVATVELKTDFTQSAEAAKLQYIEDRLPMEPKTKRKHPLLTFKRGAIVHFAMSDSEIWMTTKLAGENTFFLPFNQGHDGRGGNPPRDDREYPVAYFWEKICQPDAWLRIFHSFVYVEKKDVVDLKGKWTVKETQIFPRYHQLDAVNKMTEDAKANGPGHAYLCEHSAGSGKTSTIAWTAHDLVKMRSNEGKAIFDTVIIVTDRNVLDGQLQDAVQQIDHQEGLIAAIDRDKSSKSKSQQLTEAILKGTPIIVVTIQTFPYAMEAILTETSLKDRGFAVIIDEAHTSQTGSTASKLQATLAMSSNKDTAGMTVEELLEEIQKSRVRPSNISHFAFTATPKHSTMMLFGRRPDPSRPADKDNLPESFHKYEMRQAIDEGFILDVLKGYLPYKTAFNLGKQIADDKRVDGKAAKRALARWMSLHPTNVTQKVQFIVEHFSKNVAHLLDGQAKAMVVTSSRPAAVRYKKAFDAFIEANPQYKEIRALVAFSGKLSGKDVMHSDDDRISGETFVCEEDAEFTESNMNPAAKNQDLRIVFDRPEYRVMLVANKFQTGFDQPKLVAMYIDKKIANEVDIVQTLSRLNRTAPGKDQTFVVDFVNDPEVVLDAFAKYDSGAKVEEAQTLEVIYELKEQLEEQAIFMPSHVKAFREARYEHGSSEDAQHKAMYAATQEPTDLYNTRLKELRTRSQQAEADYQAAKAAGNEAGMEQADYERRQIDEAIGQMADFKAGLARFSRTYAYIAQLIDLGDPELENLASFTKLLSKRLDGIPPDQIDLSGIRLTGYDIQTVDVPGQPDPEDEETDLTLKPIGPGGSPAPGSLPVYLQELIERLNGIFGEAAPLKDQANFVNHIAAITRENEIVMAQVEKNPKEQALKGNLPGAIQAAIVRAMGSNSTLAATLLKEDRQSLGIMTNLIYDMLKNGSEIDLHDLDGR, from the coding sequence ATGAAGGACGATAAACACCACGAAAAGCATCTCGAGGCGTACATCGTCCAGAAGCTGACCGAACAAGGCTGGCTGCTGGGCTCCTCGGAGCACTACGACCAGGATCACGCCCTCTACCCCGAGGATATCGAGGAGTGGCTGAAAGCAACTCAGCCCGCCAAGTGGGAAAAACTGGTTGCCATGAATGGCGCCAATGCCCGCAAGGTCCTCATGGACAAGCTCGAGGCCGCGCTCGAAAAGAACGGCCCTATCCATGTCCTGCGCCGCGGCTTCGCCATCGCCGGCTGCGGACAGATCGACATGTCCGAGGCCGCGCCAGAGGATCAGCGAAACCAGAAGATCATCGACCGCTACGCCGCCAACCGCCTGCGCGTCGTTCCGCAGCTGAAATACAAGCACGGCCACCAGGATGCGATCGACCTCGGATTCTTCCTGAACGGCCTGCCCGTCGCCACGGTCGAGCTCAAGACCGACTTCACCCAGTCGGCCGAAGCCGCAAAGCTGCAATACATCGAAGACAGGCTCCCGATGGAGCCCAAGACGAAGCGTAAGCACCCTCTTCTGACATTCAAGCGCGGCGCCATCGTGCATTTCGCCATGTCTGACAGCGAAATCTGGATGACGACGAAGCTGGCCGGAGAGAACACCTTCTTCCTCCCCTTCAACCAGGGGCATGACGGACGCGGCGGGAATCCTCCGCGCGACGACCGGGAATATCCCGTCGCCTACTTCTGGGAAAAAATCTGCCAGCCCGACGCATGGCTGCGGATTTTCCACAGCTTCGTCTATGTCGAGAAAAAGGACGTCGTGGACTTGAAGGGGAAATGGACCGTCAAGGAAACCCAGATTTTCCCGCGCTACCACCAGCTCGATGCCGTCAACAAAATGACCGAGGACGCCAAGGCGAACGGTCCCGGTCATGCCTACCTGTGCGAGCACAGTGCCGGCTCGGGAAAAACATCGACCATCGCTTGGACGGCCCATGACTTGGTCAAGATGCGTTCTAATGAGGGAAAGGCGATTTTCGATACGGTGATCATCGTCACCGACCGCAATGTCCTCGACGGCCAGCTTCAGGATGCCGTCCAGCAGATTGACCACCAGGAAGGCCTGATCGCTGCCATTGATCGCGACAAGAGCTCCAAGAGCAAGAGCCAGCAGCTCACAGAAGCGATCCTGAAGGGCACGCCGATCATCGTGGTGACAATCCAGACCTTCCCCTACGCCATGGAGGCGATCCTCACCGAGACCTCGCTGAAGGATCGTGGCTTCGCGGTCATCATCGACGAGGCGCACACCTCGCAGACCGGCAGCACGGCCTCGAAGCTCCAGGCGACCCTCGCCATGTCGTCCAACAAGGACACGGCCGGGATGACGGTAGAGGAGCTTCTTGAGGAGATTCAGAAGAGCCGCGTGCGGCCGAGCAACATCTCCCACTTCGCGTTCACGGCAACGCCGAAACATTCAACCATGATGCTCTTTGGACGGCGTCCGGATCCGTCGCGGCCCGCCGACAAAGACAACCTGCCGGAATCCTTCCATAAATACGAGATGCGCCAGGCAATCGATGAAGGCTTCATCCTCGATGTTCTGAAGGGGTATCTTCCCTACAAGACGGCCTTCAACCTCGGAAAGCAGATCGCGGACGACAAGCGTGTTGATGGCAAGGCCGCAAAGCGCGCTCTCGCCAGGTGGATGAGTCTCCACCCAACAAACGTGACCCAGAAAGTGCAGTTCATCGTGGAACACTTCTCCAAGAACGTGGCGCACCTGCTGGATGGCCAGGCGAAGGCTATGGTTGTCACAAGCTCTCGTCCCGCAGCTGTCAGGTACAAGAAGGCCTTCGACGCCTTTATCGAAGCGAACCCGCAATACAAGGAAATTCGCGCCTTGGTGGCCTTCTCCGGCAAGCTGTCGGGCAAGGACGTCATGCACTCCGACGATGATCGGATTTCCGGGGAAACCTTCGTCTGCGAAGAGGATGCCGAGTTCACTGAAAGCAACATGAACCCCGCCGCGAAAAACCAGGATCTTCGGATCGTCTTCGACCGACCCGAGTACCGCGTCATGCTCGTCGCGAACAAGTTCCAGACGGGCTTCGATCAGCCGAAGCTCGTGGCAATGTATATCGACAAGAAGATCGCGAACGAGGTCGATATCGTTCAGACCCTGTCCCGATTGAACCGAACTGCCCCAGGGAAGGATCAAACCTTCGTCGTCGACTTCGTGAATGATCCGGAGGTCGTCCTCGACGCGTTCGCGAAGTATGACTCCGGAGCAAAGGTAGAGGAGGCGCAAACCCTCGAGGTCATCTACGAGCTCAAAGAGCAACTTGAAGAACAAGCGATCTTCATGCCCTCTCACGTCAAAGCATTCCGCGAGGCCAGATACGAGCACGGTTCTTCAGAAGACGCGCAACACAAGGCGATGTATGCGGCCACCCAAGAGCCCACCGACCTCTACAACACGCGCCTGAAGGAATTGCGAACGCGAAGCCAGCAGGCCGAAGCAGATTACCAAGCTGCGAAGGCAGCTGGCAACGAGGCCGGCATGGAACAGGCGGATTATGAGCGCCGCCAGATTGATGAGGCTATCGGTCAAATGGCAGACTTCAAGGCTGGGCTGGCGCGGTTCTCTCGAACCTATGCCTACATCGCTCAGCTGATCGATCTCGGGGATCCGGAGCTCGAGAATCTTGCCAGCTTTACAAAGCTACTGTCGAAGCGCCTTGACGGTATTCCACCCGATCAAATCGATCTGTCAGGTATCCGCCTCACAGGCTACGACATCCAGACCGTAGATGTTCCCGGCCAACCTGATCCCGAGGACGAGGAAACGGATTTGACGCTCAAGCCAATCGGACCAGGAGGCTCGCCTGCTCCTGGAAGTTTACCTGTCTACCTCCAGGAACTAATCGAAAGACTAAACGGGATTTTCGGTGAAGCGGCGCCCCTGAAGGATCAAGCTAACTTCGTGAACCACATCGCAGCCATTACCCGCGAGAATGAGATCGTCATGGCACAGGTGGAGAAAAACCCCAAGGAACAGGCTCTAAAAGGCAATCTGCCTGGCGCGATCCAGGCCGCGATCGTTCGGGCCATGGGCTCCAACAGTACCTTAGCTGCCACCCTACTGAAGGAAGACCGCCAGAGCCTCGGGATCATGACGAATCTGATCTACGATATGTTGAAGAACGGATCGGAAATCGATCTGCACGACCTGGATGGAAGATGA